One genomic segment of Methanospirillum lacunae includes these proteins:
- a CDS encoding oligosaccharyl transferase, archaeosortase A system-associated: MGLTNIKQKESAIILVIILIFALFGFWLRLLPMEQLTSGLVPKVIFMDSWYNMRLIEVIVSNFPAYPWFDPMNGFPIGKDNDWGPFYPMLSAVIAVLTGAVSRNDIMTVASWIPPIFSLTMIPMLYVIGKTVVDRKTGAISACLISIIAGEYLYRSFYGYIDHHFFEVIFSTAFILFYLFVIRESIRENISRYPSSCLILYSTLTGLMYYFGIMNIPTMVLFAGIIGGFCVVHALISRDEQSLKSLTFAHGILFGVFIILFGLTGIHNEGMSLAQYTPTHIFLALALIIEPLFLTVALHLTRGKTAGLTWGIIIGIPVVIYAIVSIILPSLVQTISSGFSYFFFFSYKETFINEMQMWDLTRAYHSFNIALLVMVVGLVLTIYQTFKKYDAIRLCILIWAFVILISTILHLRYEYYVAVIVVLFTSIALSYLWDLLSPSKISEPKSLKKGQKESGITLVKKNLPIIVVGIIVLIITAMSAQITWEVGTKQLQMIGMNDDWAGALTWLEKNSPDAGIDDLKIYNKDGFSYPNNSYGVLSWWDYGHWITYLAKRIPITTPFQNNVPPVAQFLVSTDEKAADSLADKMGAKYVIIDYETINSKYPSLPLWANGQNERDKYQKYYYQQSKNNPNQYDPVLTLKPDFFTSMVSRLYIFDGTETNSTGGSLVQYGEMQTGSQKVPAISRITTLTPDQAEKAASEPLSAGTDLVSIQYTHPITKIPALMHYRLVYESPTVTASDELAEMHNVKIFERVPGYQINGTGTIELPVVTNQGRSFTYRQESNNGTFTVPYSTSRDGAGVHVTGPYRNLQTGETFEVSEQQIS, encoded by the coding sequence ATGGGCCTCACCAACATAAAGCAGAAAGAATCTGCTATCATTCTGGTAATTATATTAATATTTGCTCTTTTTGGATTCTGGTTACGGCTTTTGCCGATGGAGCAACTCACAAGCGGGCTGGTTCCAAAGGTGATCTTCATGGACTCATGGTATAACATGAGATTGATCGAAGTCATTGTCTCTAACTTTCCGGCATATCCATGGTTTGATCCTATGAATGGGTTTCCAATCGGGAAAGACAATGACTGGGGCCCTTTTTACCCCATGCTTTCAGCGGTTATTGCAGTTCTCACCGGTGCGGTCTCTCGAAATGATATCATGACAGTGGCATCCTGGATACCACCTATCTTTTCTCTTACAATGATCCCAATGCTCTATGTAATTGGAAAAACCGTTGTAGACAGGAAAACCGGTGCAATATCTGCTTGTTTAATTTCAATCATAGCCGGGGAATATCTCTATAGATCTTTTTATGGATATATTGACCATCATTTCTTTGAAGTCATCTTCTCTACAGCCTTTATTCTATTCTATCTTTTTGTAATTCGGGAGAGTATTAGAGAGAATATATCGAGATATCCATCCTCATGCCTGATCCTCTATTCAACTCTTACCGGCCTGATGTATTATTTTGGGATTATGAACATCCCGACAATGGTTCTCTTTGCGGGAATCATTGGAGGATTCTGTGTAGTCCATGCCCTTATATCAAGAGATGAACAATCACTCAAATCACTGACATTTGCTCATGGAATACTATTCGGAGTATTCATCATTCTCTTTGGCCTTACCGGAATTCATAATGAAGGGATGAGTCTTGCGCAATACACACCTACTCACATCTTTCTTGCACTTGCGCTTATCATCGAACCTCTGTTTCTCACTGTGGCATTACATTTGACACGAGGAAAAACAGCAGGACTCACCTGGGGAATAATTATTGGAATTCCCGTTGTGATTTATGCAATAGTTTCTATCATACTTCCATCATTGGTTCAGACGATATCCTCAGGATTTTCATACTTTTTCTTCTTCTCATACAAAGAGACCTTTATAAATGAGATGCAGATGTGGGACCTGACCAGGGCTTATCACTCATTCAATATTGCCCTGCTTGTCATGGTTGTTGGCCTTGTTCTGACCATATATCAAACCTTCAAAAAATACGATGCCATCAGACTATGCATACTTATCTGGGCGTTCGTTATCCTGATTTCAACAATTCTTCACCTGAGATATGAATATTATGTAGCAGTTATAGTGGTCCTCTTCACATCAATTGCCCTGTCATATCTCTGGGATCTTCTCTCGCCCAGCAAAATCAGTGAGCCAAAAAGTTTGAAAAAGGGACAAAAAGAATCTGGCATTACTTTGGTTAAAAAGAATCTGCCTATCATAGTAGTGGGAATTATTGTCCTGATCATTACAGCCATGTCAGCACAGATTACCTGGGAAGTTGGAACGAAACAACTCCAGATGATAGGAATGAATGATGACTGGGCTGGTGCTCTCACTTGGCTTGAGAAGAACTCACCAGATGCCGGCATTGATGATCTGAAGATCTACAATAAAGACGGATTTTCCTATCCGAACAACTCATATGGAGTGCTCTCATGGTGGGACTATGGTCATTGGATCACGTACCTTGCCAAACGTATCCCTATCACAACCCCGTTCCAAAACAATGTGCCCCCGGTAGCACAGTTCCTGGTATCCACCGATGAAAAAGCGGCAGATTCATTAGCAGATAAGATGGGAGCAAAATATGTCATCATCGATTACGAGACGATAAACAGTAAGTACCCGTCATTACCACTCTGGGCAAATGGACAGAATGAACGTGATAAATATCAGAAATATTACTATCAGCAATCAAAGAACAATCCAAACCAATATGATCCAGTTCTTACCCTGAAGCCGGATTTCTTCACATCCATGGTATCCCGCCTTTACATCTTTGATGGTACTGAAACGAATAGTACTGGAGGAAGCCTTGTCCAATATGGAGAGATGCAGACAGGGAGCCAGAAAGTCCCTGCCATCTCACGAATAACCACCCTGACACCAGATCAGGCGGAAAAGGCTGCATCAGAACCATTGAGCGCAGGAACGGATCTTGTCTCTATCCAGTATACCCACCCGATTACTAAAATCCCTGCCCTCATGCATTACCGTTTGGTATATGAATCTCCTACAGTAACTGCATCAGACGAACTTGCTGAGATGCACAATGTAAAAATTTTTGAGCGGGTTCCAGGATACCAGATCAATGGAACAGGAACAATAGAACTCCCGGTGGTCACTAACCAGGGCCGTTCGTTTACATATCGTCAGGAGAGTAATAACGGGACATTTACTGTGCCTTACTCAACCAGCAGGGATGGAGCAGGTGTTCATGTAACAGGACCATACAGGAATCTGCAGACCGGAGAAACCTTTGAGGTTTCAGAACAGCAGATCTCTTAA
- a CDS encoding glycosyltransferase family 2 protein, producing the protein MNPVVSIVIPALNEEKTIGACIKKIHEGCELSGISYEIIVADSSTDQTPVIASEMGARVIHPEKRGYGNAYLAGFAHAKGDIIVIGDADNTYDFRIISELIHPIRQGNADMVIGSRMTGTILPGAMPALHQYLGNPLLTRLLNFAFGTSFSDCHSGFRAFRKDVLERLSLHTGGMEFASEMMIEAAKKNLKVAEIPITYYPRESPSNLHSFADGWRHVRFIMLEKPLPFLAVPGGLFALFGLVMMGFVLMNSHGSGFHSFILGVVFLTGGFQLVMMGIALKAYAVTNGFDVCGKWFRPMLRYRTLEYLLFGGGILIVLGLANGVSIMYDWIHRSFGELSQVMSALLILCSIILGLQMVFTAILVSMMLLRCDRDGCDFSP; encoded by the coding sequence ATGAATCCGGTTGTATCAATAGTTATCCCTGCTTTGAATGAAGAGAAGACGATTGGGGCTTGTATAAAAAAAATTCATGAAGGGTGTGAATTATCAGGGATCTCCTATGAAATCATTGTTGCGGATTCTTCAACTGATCAGACTCCGGTCATCGCTTCAGAGATGGGAGCCCGGGTTATTCACCCTGAAAAGCGAGGGTATGGGAACGCCTACCTTGCGGGTTTTGCTCATGCAAAAGGGGATATCATAGTCATAGGTGATGCTGATAACACGTATGATTTCCGGATCATCTCTGAATTAATTCACCCGATCAGGCAGGGAAATGCAGACATGGTCATTGGATCCCGGATGACCGGTACCATTCTTCCCGGAGCTATGCCAGCCCTTCATCAGTATCTAGGAAATCCTTTGCTTACCCGTCTCCTGAATTTCGCTTTCGGGACTAGTTTTTCTGATTGTCATAGTGGTTTTCGTGCTTTTAGAAAAGATGTTCTAGAACGGCTCTCTCTTCATACCGGTGGGATGGAATTTGCATCAGAGATGATGATTGAAGCGGCAAAAAAGAATCTTAAGGTTGCTGAGATCCCGATCACATATTACCCAAGGGAGAGCCCGTCAAATCTTCACAGTTTTGCTGATGGATGGCGTCATGTCCGGTTTATCATGCTTGAAAAACCTCTTCCGTTTCTCGCTGTTCCAGGAGGTCTTTTCGCGCTATTCGGGCTTGTGATGATGGGTTTTGTCCTCATGAACTCGCACGGTTCAGGGTTTCATTCGTTTATTCTGGGTGTTGTTTTTCTGACCGGTGGGTTTCAACTGGTAATGATGGGTATAGCCCTCAAGGCATATGCTGTGACTAATGGCTTTGATGTCTGTGGAAAATGGTTTAGACCTATGCTCCGGTACCGGACCCTTGAGTATCTTCTGTTTGGTGGGGGTATTCTTATCGTTTTAGGGCTGGCTAACGGAGTTAGTATTATGTATGACTGGATTCACCGGTCGTTTGGTGAATTGTCTCAGGTTATGAGCGCTCTTCTGATTCTCTGCAGTATTATTCTCGGTCTTCAGATGGTATTTACAGCAATTTTGGTGAGCATGATGCTCCTTCGGTGTGACAGGGATGGATGTGATTTTAGCCCGTAA
- a CDS encoding ABC transporter substrate-binding protein — protein sequence MTEKTALISDISVSNDHQLFSPILKFSNCEVIDTGVIMDHRIGILTGVLMIIGVLLSGCTSPDKSQPPESIPGPSIIDLEDIAATNSGIVLTDAIGREVTVPRNITHILCSGPGCMRYLAYIGETKKAVAADPVERDTQSPPPLPYLVANPQIRALPAAGKITDVIEPSQITALNPRPDLIILMGDNPQISADELQRRTGIPVVVLQDGDLSYRRNAMNYSLRIMGLVLGKSERAEEVIRFFDKVTENLEARTSTISDFQQKKAYIGGYSNPNPEGLYSTTSIFIPLRLISAHNIAEEYGNQNGLSGPFTIPKEALIRIAPDALFLDMTTWSLKESAVTDIEKSESLKGLPAVRQGEVYGLLPTSLYGEDHESDLMNAYIIGKALYPEKFTDVEPKVMADYIYTFLYGEPIFEEINKNYGGMALSRIPLFT from the coding sequence ATGACAGAAAAGACAGCACTCATCTCTGACATATCTGTTAGTAACGACCATCAACTCTTCTCCCCTATCCTCAAATTCTCAAACTGTGAAGTGATAGATACAGGTGTAATTATGGATCATCGTATCGGGATTTTAACAGGGGTACTTATGATTATCGGAGTTCTGCTCTCCGGTTGTACCTCTCCAGATAAATCTCAACCTCCTGAATCAATCCCAGGTCCTTCAATAATTGATCTTGAAGATATTGCTGCAACCAACAGTGGGATTGTGCTCACTGATGCTATTGGCAGAGAAGTTACAGTGCCCAGAAATATTACCCACATCCTCTGCTCTGGACCTGGGTGCATGCGATACCTCGCCTATATAGGGGAAACCAAAAAGGCAGTGGCAGCAGATCCTGTAGAGCGGGATACACAATCACCACCTCCTCTCCCATACCTTGTGGCAAATCCTCAGATCAGAGCCCTTCCTGCTGCTGGAAAAATAACAGACGTAATTGAACCATCACAAATCACTGCATTAAATCCACGCCCGGATCTTATCATCCTGATGGGAGACAATCCACAGATTTCTGCTGATGAACTGCAGAGAAGGACAGGCATTCCGGTAGTAGTTCTTCAGGATGGTGATCTTTCATACCGCAGGAATGCCATGAATTATTCTCTTCGGATCATGGGCCTTGTTCTCGGAAAATCAGAAAGGGCGGAAGAAGTGATCAGGTTCTTTGATAAAGTCACTGAAAATCTGGAGGCCAGAACATCAACAATATCAGATTTTCAGCAGAAAAAAGCATATATTGGGGGATATTCTAATCCAAATCCCGAGGGTTTATACTCAACTACATCAATCTTCATACCTCTGCGACTGATATCAGCCCATAATATTGCAGAAGAGTATGGGAACCAGAACGGACTTTCAGGGCCATTTACAATCCCCAAAGAGGCGCTAATAAGGATCGCACCGGATGCACTATTTCTCGATATGACAACCTGGTCATTGAAGGAGAGTGCTGTCACTGATATTGAGAAGAGTGAGTCTCTCAAAGGACTTCCCGCGGTCAGGCAGGGTGAGGTATACGGCCTTTTGCCAACCTCCTTATATGGCGAAGATCACGAGTCAGACCTGATGAATGCATATATTATTGGCAAGGCACTCTATCCTGAGAAATTTACCGATGTTGAACCGAAAGTGATGGCGGATTATATCTATACATTCCTCTATGGAGAGCCTATCTTTGAAGAGATCAATAAAAATTATGGAGGAATGGCATTGTCTCGAATTCCTCTATTCACCTGA
- a CDS encoding mannose-1-phosphate guanylyltransferase/mannose-6-phosphate isomerase, with product MSAVFSVILAGGVGTRLWPLSRTQYPKQFLQVQGHSLFQETYLRALRLSDPDHIFIVTNEIHQFLVRDQVAELGFSITDERLLRETEGRNTLPAIAWSVREIQKESPDATVVVFPSDHKLDEKAIDEIRAAIELGEENLVTFGIRPATPHTGYGYIAPGEKIGPGFRVKQFKEKPDQKTAETYVSNGYLWNSGMFLFSARVFQDELKQYQPEIFEAFVSPDLVYQDLPSISIDYGLLEYSSRVVTVPLSAHWTDLGTFAAWYDVSPKDEHENVGSYQGMGSSGNFISTGDRVTALIGIKDTIVVDTDDALLVCRRDMAEQVGDLVKGLKKQGNPITEFHRTVFRPWGSYTELEETVGYKIKRLNVNPGKRLSMQRHHHRSEHWVIVHGSADVQLDGTHQFLRPGESTYVPAGVMHRLANTGKIPLEVIEVQIGEYLEEDDIERTEDDFKRV from the coding sequence ATGAGTGCTGTCTTTTCTGTCATCCTTGCCGGAGGTGTGGGAACCAGGCTCTGGCCCCTCTCCAGAACCCAGTATCCGAAACAGTTTCTCCAGGTTCAAGGTCACTCTCTTTTCCAGGAAACATACCTGCGTGCATTGCGGCTATCTGACCCGGATCATATTTTCATTGTCACCAATGAAATTCATCAGTTCCTGGTGAGGGATCAGGTTGCTGAACTTGGATTTTCAATTACAGATGAGCGATTACTTCGTGAGACTGAAGGGCGCAATACCTTGCCAGCTATCGCCTGGTCTGTTCGTGAAATTCAAAAAGAGTCCCCTGATGCAACGGTTGTAGTATTTCCAAGCGATCATAAACTCGACGAAAAAGCGATAGACGAAATAAGAGCAGCGATCGAACTTGGAGAAGAAAACCTGGTAACCTTTGGGATTCGTCCTGCCACCCCTCACACTGGATATGGATATATCGCGCCTGGTGAAAAGATAGGCCCCGGGTTTCGGGTTAAGCAGTTCAAAGAAAAACCGGATCAAAAGACTGCTGAAACCTATGTCTCTAATGGATATCTCTGGAACAGTGGAATGTTCCTCTTTTCAGCTCGAGTTTTTCAGGATGAGTTGAAACAGTATCAGCCCGAAATTTTCGAAGCTTTTGTTTCGCCGGATCTGGTGTATCAGGATCTGCCTTCTATCTCAATTGACTACGGTCTTCTTGAGTATTCTTCCCGGGTTGTCACAGTCCCTCTCTCAGCTCATTGGACTGATCTTGGTACATTTGCAGCATGGTACGATGTCTCACCAAAAGATGAACATGAGAACGTGGGGTCCTATCAGGGAATGGGTTCATCTGGGAATTTCATCAGCACCGGTGATCGGGTCACAGCATTGATTGGTATTAAAGATACTATCGTAGTCGATACCGATGATGCGCTTCTGGTTTGCAGGCGTGATATGGCCGAGCAGGTTGGTGACCTGGTAAAGGGACTGAAAAAGCAGGGTAATCCCATCACAGAATTTCACCGGACAGTTTTCAGACCATGGGGGTCGTATACTGAACTTGAAGAGACGGTTGGTTACAAGATCAAGCGTCTAAATGTAAACCCTGGAAAGCGGCTCTCAATGCAGCGTCATCACCACAGATCTGAACACTGGGTCATTGTGCATGGAAGTGCTGATGTGCAGCTTGATGGAACCCACCAGTTTTTACGGCCAGGTGAGTCCACCTATGTTCCTGCCGGTGTGATGCATCGACTTGCAAATACTGGTAAAATTCCTCTTGAGGTTATAGAGGTCCAGATTGGAGAGTACCTTGAAGAGGATGATATTGAACGGACAGAAGATGATTTTAAACGGGTATAA